A stretch of Electrophorus electricus isolate fEleEle1 chromosome 3, fEleEle1.pri, whole genome shotgun sequence DNA encodes these proteins:
- the extl3 gene encoding exostosin-like 3, whose product MQRGGSATGNGSQSWVLRRLPLTWLSFMLFFILVFFPLLAHYYLTTIDEAGGPDKRIFGPRPGGELCEAKHVQDLCRIRESVSEELLQLEAKRQELNGEIARLNLRIEACKRSIDSAKQDLLQLKNVISQTEHSYKELMAQNQPKLSLPIRLLPDKDDPGLPPPRSVPACRLHTCFDYARCPLTSGFPVYVYDTGSYSWGENVDPLVKQAFASSVKSSVYVTDNPNIACLYVMLVGEVQEPLSSPPSPMDLERQLKALPYWRSDGHNHLLVHLSRKSLTQNFLYNVSTGRAAVAQSTFLERQYRDGFDLVVSPMVHALSEPNFLEVPPQVPVKRKYLFTFQGEKVESLRSSLLEVPPQSFEEEIEGDPPADYDDRIIGTLKAVQDSHLDQVLVEFTCKNRPRPSLPTEWALCGEREERLEILKASTFALVIAPGNGHLVASAGCNMRLFEALEVGAIPVVLGDHSKLPYHQLIRWNEAAIMVPKPRITELHFLLRSLSDNDLLAMRRQGRFLWETYFSTSESIFNTILASVRTRIQIPAAPIKEEPAQEIPHKAGKMAGTDANMADNGDLDLGPVETEPPYASPRFLRNFTYTVSDVYLTWNRAPGPFHLFPHTPLDPVLPSEAKFLGSGTGFRPIGGGSGGSGKEFQAALGGNVPREQFTVVMLTYEREEVLMNSLERLNGLPYLNKVVVVWNSPKPPSDDLLWPDIGLPIVVVRTEKNSLNNRFLPWDAVETEAILSIDDDAHLRHDEIMFGFRVWREARDRVVGFPGRFHAWDVNHQSWLYNSNYSCELSMVLTGAAFFHKYYAYLYSYVMPQAIRDMVDEYINCEDIAMNFLVSHITRKPPIKVTSRWTFRCPGCPQALSHDDSHFHERHKCINFFVKVYGYMPLLYTQFRVDSVLFKTRLPHDKTKCFKFI is encoded by the exons ATGCAGCGCGGCGGCAGCGCCACAGGCAACGGCAGCCAGTCGTGGGTGCTCCGGCGCCTGCCGCTCACCTGGCTGAGCTTCATGCTCTTCTTCATCTTGGTCTTCTTCCCGCTCCTCGCGCACTACTACCTCACCACCATCGACGAGGCGGGCGGGCCGGACAAGCGCATCTTCGGGCCGCGGCCCGGCGGTGAGCTGTGTGAGGCCAAGCACGTGCAGGACCTGTGCCGCATCCGTGAGTCGGTGAGCGAAGAGCTCCTCCAGCTGGAGGCCAAGCGGCAGGAGCTGAACGGCGAGATAGCCCGCCTCAACCTGCGCATCGAGGCCTGCAAGCGCAGCATCGACAGCGCCAAGCAGGATCTGCTGCAGCTGAAAAATGTCATTAGCCAGACTGAGCACTCCTACAAGGAGCTCATGGCCCAGAACCAACCAAAGTTGTCTTTGCCGATCAGACTGTTGCCTGACAAAGATGATCCAGGGCTGCCTCCTCCGAGGTCCGTGCCAGCCTGCAGGTTGCACACCTGTTTCGATTATGCTAGGTGTCCGCTGACGTCCGGGTTTCCGGTCTACGTGTATGACACGGGGTCCTATTCCTGGGGTGAGAACGTCGATCCCCTGGTCAAACAGGCCTTTGCATCATCTGTAAAGAGCAGCGTGTATGTCACTGATAATCCAAATATCGCTTGTCTTTACGTGATGCTTGTTGGTGAGGTACAGGAACCTTTGTCTTCTCCTCCTTCCCCCATGGACCTCGAAAGGCAGCTGAAAGCTTTGCCGTACTGGAGATCCGACGGCCACAATCACTTGCTGGTGCACCTGTCCAGGAAGTCGCTGACTCAGAACTTTCTGTACAACGTCAGCACGGGCCGGGCAGCCGTTGCGCAGTCCACCTTCCTGGAGCGGCAGTACAGAGACGGTTTTGACCTGGTCGTGTCCCCAATGGTCCACGCTCTGTCTGAGCCCAACTTCCTGGAGGTGCCGCCGCAAGTACCGGTAAAGAGGAAATACCTCTTCACCTTCCAGGGCGAGAAGGTGGAGTCCCTGAGGAGCAGCCTGCTGGAAGTGCCGCCCCAGTCCTTCGAGGAGGAAATTGAGGGGGACCCGCCGGCCGACTATGACGACCGCATCATTGGCACCCTCAAAGCCGTCCAAGACAGCCACCTGGACCAGGTGCTCGTCGAGTTCACCTGCAAGAACCGACCGAGGCCCAGCCTGCCAACTGAGTGGGCCTTGTGCGGGGAGCGTGAAGAAAGACTGGAGATACTCAAAGCGTCCACGTTTGCCTTGGTGATCGCTCCGGGCAACGGACACCTGGTGGCGTCAGCGGGCTGCAACATGCGCCTGTTCGAGGCCCTGGAGGTTGGCGCGATCCCCGTGGTGCTTGGCGACCACTCCAAGTTGCCGTATCACCAGCTTATACGCTGGAACGAGGCAGCCATCATGGTACCCAAACCCCGAATCACAGAGTTGCACTTTCTTTTGCGGAGCCTCTCCGACAACGACCTGCTGGCCATGCGACGGCAGGGCCGATTCCTTTGGGAAACGTACTTTTCCACTTCGGAGAGCATCTTCAACACCATTCTGGCCAGTGTCCGAACCCGCATTCAGATACCCGCCGCACCCATAAAAGAGGAACCTGCCCAGGAGATCCCTcacaaagcaggaaaaatggcTGGAACCGATGCCAACATGGCCGACAACGGCGATCTGGACCTTGGGCCAGTAGAAACTGAACCGCCTTACGCCTCACCCAGATTTTTGCGAAATTTTACGTACACGGTATCGGATGTCTACTTGACCTGGAATCGTGCTCCGGGACCTTTCCATCTGTTCCCCCACACTCCTTTGGACCCCGTACTTCCTTCAGAGGCAAAGTTCCTGGGCTCAGGTACTGGCTTCCGGCCCATCGGCGGAGGGTCTGGGGGCTCTGGGAAAGAGTTTCAGGCAGCCCTCGGCGGAAACGTCCCACGAGAACAGTTCACCGTGGTGATGCTGACATACGAGCGGGAGGAAGTGCTTATGAACTCCCTGGAGAGGCTGAATGGCCTTCCCTATCTCAACAAGGTGGTGGTCGTCTGGAATTCCCCCAAGCCACCTTCAGACGATCTTCTCTGGCCAGACATCGGCCTTCCTATTGTG GTGGTGCGGACAGAGAAGAACAGCTTGAACAATCGCTTCCTTCCCTGGGACGCCGTGGAAACGGAAGCCATCCTGTCCATCGACGACGACGCCCATCTTCGACACGACGAAATCATGTTTGGGTTCAG AGTCTGGCGGGAGGCCAGAGATCGGGTTGTCGGTTTCCCGGGGCGGTTTCATGCCTGGGATGTCAACCACCAGTCTTGGCTCTACAACTCCAACTACTCGTGCGAGCTCTCCATGGTACTGACAGGGGCCGCCTTCTTCCACAAG TACTATGCCTATCTGTACTCCTACGTGATGCCCCAGGCCATTCGGGACATGGTAGATGAATACATCAACTGTGAGGACATCGCCATGAACTTCCTGGTGTCACATATCACACGCAAGCCGCCCATCAAG GTGACGTCACGCTGGACGTTCCGCTGCCCTGGCTGCCCACAGGCGCTGTCGCACGACGACTCGCACTTCCATGAGCGCCACAAGTGCATCAACTTCTTCGTGAAGGTGTACGGCTACATGCCGCTGCTCTACACGCAGTTCCGTGTTGACTCGGTGCTCTTCAAGACCCGGCTGCCTCACGACAAGACCAAGTGCTTCAAGTTCATATAG